The Parambassis ranga chromosome 13, fParRan2.1, whole genome shotgun sequence genome contains the following window.
CTTTCcagctgatgtgttgttcacCGTGTTGAAGCACTTCAGATGGGCAAACGTTGTTGTTGTGTCGTCCAATGAGGACATTTGGATAGACACTGCTGGGAGAGTGGCTTCTGCCCTGAGGAATAAGGGACTTCCAGTTGGCCTGGTTACAGCCATGGGCATCAATGAGACCGAGGTTGAAAGCACGCTGAGGAAGATTCAGGGCGCAGGAGAAGTCAGGGGTGAGTCTGAGAGATCAATGATAAAACAGGGAGCAGACACTGCTCTGTCCAAAAATCAACTGTCTTAGTTTAATCCCCCAGAATATTCTGTCCACTAATCACTCCACCATCTGATCAGGAAGTCATGTTGGCAGTTCAGTTTTCACCTCTTGGTCAGCAGGTGATACCAGGTGATaggctgcagaggagagacatggtgcattcagtCCATTAAGTGTTAGTCTTTTTCCACTGTAATATGAAATAAGTCTTAAAGTATCAAACAGAAAAGGTACATTTGAGCATTATAGCGCATTATATATCAGTGTATAAAtaattttttcctttctctcagTCATCATTATGTGCATGCACTCCATCCTGGTCGGCGGAGATCAGCAGGCCACATTCCTCCTCAAGGCACAAACGATGGGTCTGACTTCGGGGAAATATGTCTTTGTGCCCTACGACACCCTCCAGTACAGCGTGCCCTACACCAACGTCTCCTACTTCCCcctgaaaaacaacagcaggctGAGGGAGGCCTATGATGCTGTGCTCACCATCACTGTGGCCTCTGAGCCACTGTCCTTCAACGATGCGTTCACTGCTGCCAAGAAGAACGGGGAACTGACATTGCCAGTGCAGGCAGAGCAGGTAGGAAGCGTTTGGAGGTAACACTGTAaagaaacaaatatttacaattGGTATGATACAAAGATAAAGGTGCTTTCTTTGGCTACCCTACTAAACCATTCATTTTAACCTGCAGGTTAATCCACTGTTTGGAACCATCTATAATAGCATATACATGCTGGCCAAGTCCATCCACAATGCCAGGAAAACAGGAATGCAGCTCTCAGGCTCCAACATAGCCTACTTCACTAAGAACACAAGCTTCACCGGCTTCAACCagaaggtggaggtggacaCTGCCGGGGGCATCAAGACCAGCTATGTCATCCTGGACACTGACAGAAATGGGGAGCTGTACCAGACCTATCTGGTGGACTTAACGGCAGGGGTTCTTCGGTTTGCTGGGAGGTCCATTAATTTTCCAGGTggatctcctcctccatctgatTCCAGCTGCTGGTTCAACGAGAAGTCCATCTGCACAGGAGGTAGGAGCACTCAGGgctttgtgtttgttcacaGTTTACTGAATGTGTTTTATACATTTGTCTCTTTTTCCTGTGACTATCAAGTTACTTGTTGTCATCCTCAGGTGTGGAGGTCACCTACATCATCATAGTGTTAGCAGTCATCCTCTCTCTGGCTATAGGAGGGCTCATTGTCAGTCTGTATATCAGGTAGGACCTGCACCAACACGGtttatgtttctgtctgtgacaACCACAGAGATTCGTTATAAATACTTCAGAaagaaaaatgcacatttatCAAAGAGATGCTTTCTGCTAAAAAACAGAAACCCTCCTAAAATGGTACTAAAACAGACAGATCAAACAAAAGGACATTCATATTATTAAATGTGAGAGTTTGACTTTAGCAAAGAGGTTATGTAAAAGGATTAGTTTTCCAAGTCGTTGTTATTCACTCTAATACACAGCCACTCtgtgttagcattgttagcatagTAGCTAAATGGAGAAGGAAGGGGAGACTGTTGGGTCTTATGTAGGGAAAGGAAGCAGTGGCCAGCTGTCTCCAAGATTTTATCTAAAGATGACCTCTAAGATGGAGAGGTTCTAAGCAACCTGCTCAAACTGATTTCCTTATCTTTTCTAAATCTCTTTGGCAGGAGGAGACTTCAACAAATCCAGCTGGTCAAAGGTCCCAATAGGATCCTCCTCAACTTAGAGGATCTCACTTTCATCAATCCGCAGCTTAGCAAAAAGGCAAGCAGCACCACTGATACATTGAATTATACAAAGTTCTCAAATTTGCTAAATGAGGTGTTTCTACAGCTAGTTTAATTGAATTTTGTCACACAGAAAATCACTTTAGAGGACCTGAGTGAGTCAAGGAGTGTTTTGGAGGAGAAATCTGCCGACCGCTCACACTCAGTAAACAGCATACAGACGGTGACCCACGAGACAACCAATGTTGCTGTGTATGAGGTATAAGTCATGAGGCTGTAGCTGTAGCTTGAAGTGAGttgttgacacattttaatAGGCTGAGAGTGATTACCTTGTTAGTAATATAAAGCAATAACaatctgagtttttaaaatgtgatctGGAATCATTTCACTTACTGTAGTGTGATTACAGTAACATTGTGTCGTCTCCTGCAGGGTGACTGGGTGTGGCTGAAGAAATTTGAGGAGGGACAGTTcaaggaaataaaacaaagcacCACAAAGATGTTCACAAAGGTAAAGTAACATAAACTGTATAATCTGCTTTCTTCCTtgcagatttgaaaatagaaaTTTCATTAATGGTGATTATATCGTCCCATGTTATCAGATGAAGGACCTGAGAAATGAGAACGTGAATCCATTCCTGGGCTTCTTTTCTGACTCCTCCATGTATGCAGTGGTGACGGAGCACTGCTCTCGGGGCAGCCTGCAGGACCTGCTGAGAAACGAGGATGTTAAATTAGACTGGATGTTCAAGTCCTCACTTTTACTCGATCTTATTAAGGTATGTTCTGATACATTCACTGCATGAGACACAAGCCATCACTGCAGTTTAATGAGGGCTGATATGTGAGTGACCTaaggcagagaaaacacactgtaaGTAGTTTAAACCTAAACTAAGCTCCACTCCAAACCTTCTATGTGTTATTGTGAGTTGAACTCATGTGCATATAACCGGAGCTGATAACTTAACTCTTTCTACATTAGGCCACACTATCCTGAGACTATACTGAGATGTTTTGTGTGATAATTTctttacaaataaacaaaactatGAAATGTGTTTCAGGGTATGAAATACCTTCACCACAGAGATTTTCCCCATGGTAGACTAAAATCACGAAACTGTGTGGTAGACGGACGATTTGTCCTCAAGATTACAGACTATGGCTTCAATGAGCTGTTGGAGTCTCAGAAGACTCCCTACGAAGAACCTCCACCTGAAGGTACTTTCTACACTGTTTCATTAGACATCAGCTAaatttgaaaacacacacagctttctaCAGTGAGTGAATGTTCCCTTTGTTTCATTCAGATCTATTTTGGACTGCTCCAGAGTTCCTACGGGACCTTTCAAGCTCTCGTAAAGGAACATACAAAGGAGACGTGTACAGTTTTGCTATCATCCTTCAAGAGGTGGTGGTCAGAGGGCCGCCATACTGCATGCTGGGTCTGCCGCCTGAGGGTGTGTATTCACCACAGAAGAGAAGAGGCAGAGAAGCAGACACGTCAAGTCACCACACTTACAGCCATCTGCTCTGTTTGTTCCCCCAGAGATCATCCGTAAGGTGAAGAAGCCTCCTCCAATGTGCCGTCCAACTGTGGCTCCGGACCAGGCTCCACTTGAATGCATCCAGCtgatgaagcagtgctggagTGAGCAACCTGACCGCAGACCAAGCTTTGATGAGATCTTTGACCGGGTAAATTCAAagatcaaaaacaaaacaacgtTTGCACTGAAACAGTTTTCTTCTGAGTCGACTTACTGAGTATAACTTGTTAACTCTGTTATTTTTACAGTTCAAACTAATTAATAAGGGAAAGAAAACCAATATTATCGACTCCATGCTGAGGATGCTAGAGCAGTACAGCTCCAATCTGGAGGATCTCatcagagagagaacagaggagctggaggtggagaaaCAGAGAACGGAGAAGCTCTTGTCAGAGATGCTTCCTCCGTGAGTTTCCATActctcccacacacagaaaGTGCTGCAAATGTCTGTTACCCGATCGTCTGATTCTTTTCTTCCCTGCTTTCTGTGCAGTTCTGTGGCTGAGGCCCTTAAGACCGGCGCCACAGTGGAGCCAGAGTACTTTGACCAGGTGACAATCTACTTTAGCGACATTGTGGGTTTCACTACCATCTCCTCACTCAGCGATCCCATTGAGGTGGTCGACCTTCTCAATGATCTCTACACACTGTTTGATGCCGTACTCAGCAACCACGATGTCTACAAGGTCGGAAGGCAATATTAACTAAATGAGCCAAAATCTAACTTTGTTACTGTGTCTACATTACAGCAATATATTATGCTTTTTCCAGGTGGAGACCATTGGTGATGCTTACATGGTAGCATCAGGTCTGCCTAAGAGAAATGGCAACAAGCACGCTGCAGAGATCGCCAACATGTCACTGAACATCCTAAGCTCAGTGGGAACCTTCCATATGCGGCACATGCCAGACGTGCCCGTCAGAATACGAATAGGAATCCACTCAGGTTTGCTGCTAAATTAATTATCACCTCCTGATACTATATTTAACAAGGTGGTTGAACTAGTCTCTGTCCTAATGTAATCCTAGTTTTTGACTTGGGATTTGCAGGGCCCTGTGTTGCTGGGGTGGTAGGTCTGACTATGCCGCGGTACTGCCTTTTTGGAGACACCGTCAACACTGCCTCTCGAATGGAATCCACTGGGCTGCGTGAGTATCCTTGACTGCCACAGTTTGCAGCTaattgtcatgtttttattgtgcttGAATGTCATACATATCTGATCTCCCTTATCAGCTTATAGAATCCATGTAAATATGAGCACTGTGAAGATCCTCCATTCTCTTAATGAGGGTTATAAAATAGATGTCCGTGGCAAGACAGAGCTGAAGGTAACACCTGGTATATCGTTAGAATGATTGATAACACCGGTCTACACAGGAATGCCTcacatgtttttgtctcttcTTGCAGGGTAAAGGTATTGAAGAGACATACTGGCTTGTGGGGAAGTCCAACTTTACAAAGCCTTTGCCAAAACCACCAGAGATTAAACCAGGGTAAGAGCGATCAGTGCTGAAGTTGAACAAACTTTGCAAATGTGTTTAAGGAAGTGTTCATGCTGCTTGCTACTGATAACATGTGGACTTATACACACTGTCCACATGCTACTTCAGGGAAGACAATCACGGGCTGAGACCTGAGGATATAGCTGCGTACAGAAGGAAAAAAGCTCAGAAAAAGGCTTGACCTTCTTAGTCCAATCACAGGAGGTATACTAGATCTGCATGCCCGCTGGTGTTTTGTGCTGTGGAAAATGTTACTGCGATTGTGTCTGTTTGATGTTACCCAAATGCATCCTTTAAAACCTGCACACTGGCAATTTGTCCTCATTGATTTGTGAATCTTTCTAATTGCTCTTGATCTATTAGTCTCTTTATCTTAATCTCTTGATCTTATCACCTTGTTCCTAATCAGATTGGGGAAAGCCCTCTCTGTTTGGTGCATTCATCTTTATTGTTGCTTTCTGGCACAGTTTGGTTATTAACAGTCTtattttcctgtgtttgtggctgCTTTAAATTCCCATGTCCACTTTGAAATACCACAGGGATGTTTTCTAACACCTTTTTCTGTGTTAACCAGGGATAACTGGCAGGAAATGGTGACAGAAGAGATCAAGACTCTTTTCCGCAAGGCCAACAGGCAGGTGGACAAAAAGCTGTAAAAGAACAGATGTAGATATATGAAAGAAGCAAAAacagaggggaggaaggagcATCAGGAAGAGGATGCatccaaagaaagaaagagacaaagaacTGGGAGGGGcatgcagaggacagagagcgcCACCCAGCCACTCACTGAGGCTTAATGCAGACTTCTTTAAGAGGATTGTCCATCCACTGGCTAATCTGCCAGCAGccaacacagcagaacacaacAGTACTAATGTAATGAGAGTTATCACATTACCTGCCTACGTACCTGCTGCCAGCATCACAGGGAAGGTGCTCCCACTCCTAAATGAAGGATGCACTCATTAACTCCTCTCAGAACTCACCGGCCACTGCGTGGTCACCTATTTCAGGGCAACCGGAGGGTCACCCGTTGAAAGATTGAAACGCCCCAACGCCTATTTCAAAATGAAATGTTATTTTACTGGTGTCTGTTTTTAGTTTGTCATAAAAGCTCACGATAGAGTTGCTGAGCCGAGGCTGCTATTTAGCTATGGCTGCATTAATTAGCCATCCAAGTTGGAGGCAAAGGCTGCTATTGTATATAATTATCAAAATGAGAAACAATACATTTGCCACTTTTACTTCTACTGttgaggagcagcagaagatgAGTCCATTTCTCTTGTTTTTAATGCTTACACTCTTTTATTAATGTTCTAATGAAAGAGTGACAGCTCTTGTTTTTTTAGTGCAATTTTTGGTCCTTTAGTGAAACACGTCTCTATAAAAGCACTCGAGGATGCTGTTTCTGTGACACGTGACGCACTTAAAGCTACAGTATGAGACTTTTGTCtcctctgtctgacagcaggcatAATGACAAACATACTGCTGACATGCGATTATGACTGCTGCTGTAGGTGAACTCATCTCTGACAGGCCCAAGAATATGGTACCTGTTCAGAGTTAAGCTAATGTAGCTTGGACTACTGTTAGTGATGGATAGAAATGTGTCGTTTGTCCACTTTGAGTACACACTAGCCAAGATTCCCAGGTTAGCACGGGGGTTTGAAgtacactgagagacacagaccTGTTTTAACACTGATTTGAGAGAAGTGTTTAAAAGCAGACACAGATGTCGCCTTACTGCTGTTACTGACAGGTTGACATGTGTTAAAGGTTGTCTGTGTGGATGTATTATCTATTAGAGACCACAACATACTTCAGCTGTATGGTCACTATGTTGTCGCAGCTCTTCAGCTCTAGCAAAGCAGTCATGTCAACACAGACAAAACTCTAAAAAGTAACAGATGTGAGATTTGTGTAAAGGTtttgcactgtagctttaaatggtAAAAAATCAAACgttgaaaaatgtgtttaatatcaataacaaatacaaaacaacgTGGAAGAAATAATTTCTGACAGATATTTACAACAGACATATAGGCTGATGTTACTTTATGTAATGGCACCATCTTCTGTTCAAATTAAGACACTGGCTAAGGATTAAGGAGTGGAGGTTTTTATTGACTTATTTTTAGGAGGAAAATAATCAAATTTGCTTCACAGATGTAAGGAACtctttgtaaaaaaatgtagacgtgtgtacattttaaatatatttaaaatataaagtaaTTTTCATCATTAAGAATATTTTCAGAACATTTGGAACTAATCCTTTGATGCCCTTCAATGTTGATTGCGTAGTGATGCTTCATTCGTGCTTGGtgcacaaaacaacagcaaagcCAGTGAGAAACATGTACATTGTGTATCtgatatgttgttgtttgtcttgtaTATTATTACAGTAAAGAACAAAGTCTATGTaaatacaacaatataaaagAAACATACCGTAATAAGAACATATTTGAATGTCCTTTTGCTTTTTGCATCCACAAGGTGGTGCTGTGGTTCTCTGTGGAAATTGAATCCGATGGAGGTGGCATTAAGACGTTCATTGTTGTTGAGAGATACAACACATTTCTGTGATGAACCTTCAAAGTCTTAAGATCATAATTAAACTCATTTTGATTCTTCTTTAAGCCAATTGTTGTATTcaagcttgttttgtttgttctatTGAGACAGCTTGAGTTTCCTGATCTCCATGAAAACCCTGTACTCCAGGTTTTGCACCCTGCTCACACTACTATTTTTGTTTGGGGTAAGAATATGTGCCACAAAATGGACAGTGATCTATGGACAATTTTAGAGCAAGGCATTGTTAAACCTATGCATTCCAGATCTGGAAAGATTTTTTTGTTGACCTCCAGCCAACTGGAAAGATTGTTATCCTTTTCCTTTGAGATGATGAACACTATAGCATGCCCACATTCCTCTGTTAATCACTGCACAGGACTGTTTGGATGGTATTCAGAGAAGACTTTTTAAAATAGAGCAgccacacacatatatttccctcttttcttttattgataaaaaaaaacatgttatcaCATAGTCACACAATTCCAACAGCTTCCTTGGACCTTGTTTTGTTGACGTACCTCCTGTACAGCAACAAAAAACATGACGCTGTATGGGTGGTAGAGTGAACATGAATTAACATTTGCCACCTTTCCACTGCAGGTTGAGCTCATGCAGAGGAACAATTCAGTGCAGATTGGGGGCAAAATGTAAAACAACTTTATGCACAGATCTTATTTCTTTAAACATTAAAGATAATGCAGAGAACGCACATGAATCATAGTGGAACCAATACTGGCAGAAGAAAAGCAGGATGCTGAGGAGAGAGCTCATACTTAATATAAGCATGTTGTCTGTTGTGCCAACTGCTGTTTGCTCATGGAAACCTTAGAAAAGgcacctgtttttcatttttaatttttcctTGGGATGGTGTAATGTGTCTAAGAAAAGTATGTATATTAAATCCACAGATTATCTATTGGAATGTGCTCTTGAGGTAACAGTCATACCaaaaaaaccaaacacacacacatacagtttccTGCCATAATTTCACAAACAGGACCCACACCCGTAACATTATAGCTCATCACGCATCTTGTCTCCTTTAGGTTTAACCACTCTGCCAATGTACAGGATGGAGTTGGTCTTGTTGTCCTTCACCAGGAAAATGAAGGGGTGATCTGCGTAGAAAAGCTTGGGGTTCCTCAGCTTGTCAGTGCCGAAGATGCTGGTGTCGAACGGGTTTCCGTCGGTGTCTAGCTCCAGGGCTGATGCGTGGAAGACATTGGAAAGATAGAGGTCCTTCTTTCCGGAGATGTTGGACAGGTCGGCCTTGGCTTTGTCCACAGCCTCAGTCAGGCCCAGCTCAGCCAGATGTTTctggaaaacataaaaaagacagaaatgtttAATTCAACAGGctgattttaaatgtgtatgTTAAGAATGAACCCTCACTTTGCCACCGCTCACCTGCAGATTGTGGCTGACTTCCAATGAGATTTTGGGGAGGGAGATGGCTACAGCTTTGTTCTCCATCTCGCTCAGCCAAGTGTCCACCTGCTTCCTTGTCAGGAGCTTCTCCAGGCGTTCCAGGGGCTCCAGGTGATAAGGCATGATAAGGATCATGGAGGCCTGCTTCTTACCCAGAGGCATGTTTAGCACAAAGAGACGGTTCTCTGTGTCCTCATGGAAGTCATACAGACCTGCAGACAAAACAGATGGCTTATCATGCTTGCTTTCCTGTTGGCAGTTAACAGTTCTGGAGACACAATAAGATCTGACGTAAAGATGACAGAGAAACTCACCAGTGCGGTGCATCATGGGAACTCCAACAGTGAAGGCACGGGTAACCAGGAAACCACGGTTGTCCACCATTTTTTCATGGAATTTCTCATCCCAGTGAGctgtcagagaaaaaaaacatggttatAGTCATGATTAAGTTTCAGTTGTGACCACATTAATAAACTAAACgtaaataagtaaatactaTTTATACTCACGCTTGAAGAACATGGCGTTGACAATCATGGCTCCATCTGCATTCTGCACATCCTTGGTAATCTCTGGCAGCTTGCCATCTGTAGACTTGGCCGCCCACTCATTGATGGAGTTCACAGCACTCCTCTTGTCCCTAAAGTTTATTTTGGAGTGGTCATAGTTGTAGTGCTTCTTGCTGCTCTTCACAAAGTCATCAGCAAACGAGACAGAGCTGGGGCCATAGAGGCGGTTGTTGATCTTCCAGGTGGTATTGCGTAACTTGACATCGCTCACCTGGAAAGAAGCATGTAGAATCTCACAGAATTGCTGTGTACATAAAGTTCACTGAGTTGAAGCATGGCAGATGAGTAAATTTACCTCAGTGAGGAGCTCTGACAGGCCTGCGTGCAGGTGCTCATCCTTGATTTTTTCAGCACTGAGGACAGTTTTCACTTGAGAGGCAGTGGAGGATTTCCCACCCAGAGCTACCATTCCCAGAGAGGAGGCCACCACCACAGGAGAGATGAGGatgttctctgtgtctttctgcttTGCCATGTTGTGGTAGAGGCTAAATTGCaagtaaaaaaatcattcaGAGATGCAACTAATATTCTTTCAAATGCCAGGAATCAGAATAGACATAATTAATAACAAACCTGAAGGCAAGGTTAGCGCTGTTATCAGCCAGCGTGGTAGCATGGCTGCTCAGCTTCTTATCCTCTGCAGAGGCCACAAAGGCCAGCAGACAAAGAGCTACAACATTAGTCACCCAcatcctgtctgtctccagaAGCAGCTGCAATAGCCTGCAAGGGAGGAGCAAAAGGAAAAATCTAAGTTAGCAAAACTCTTCTGTGAGTCTGTGGATCACACACTGTTATTATCATAATATCTCAGAAAGAAAGTGCCAGGGCAAAGACTATACTTGGGAAGCTGTGGAGGTAGGGCAGGGTTAGCTCAGCCCACAGAGGAGCTTAGGAATGCCTCCCGTGTGAGGCAGACATGGTCCTTGCCACGTCAGCAGCAACCAGAGGCTCATCTGTAGAGCTGGAGCTGCCAACCACATAGTGAAGCTGTGTGCTGACTCAAGGCTGAAATATGATGCCTCTCACTCCCAGAATTAAGTGTAGTTGACTCAAACTGCAGATATGTAATAATGTTTGTAGAGACCACGTTACACTGTGCGAATTCtttactgcagtttttgatACTACATGTCTTCTGTAGGAGCAGTCTGTCTTTCAGCCCAGTGAAAGGCTGTGTGCCTGTAGGCCATAATCTAACTCTTCTCATCACGTGTTTAAACAAAGGGCCAAAGGCACAGCCCGaggctgtgaaaaaaaaactgcaccagTATCCTGTTTCTCTGCAGAGATATATTGCCTGCATCTCTGTATTTGCATAGGGGTGATATAGCAGAGATGTCTTTCACGTTTGGATACCTTGAGATGTTTTCATGTCTGCCATTTTCATTCTGAAAGACAAGAGGTGTATGCAGTAATCTCCTCGAAGCAGGCAGAGAACACATATTCAGGCTCTAACAAAGCCGTCTCCATCCTTTCACCcagattttaaaattcttttaaaCATTTGATGATTTTCTACAACTGTTTAGTCATCATTCAGTCAAAATCTGACTCGTAAACTCTCTTCATTGGCTGAAAGTGGCCCAGAGGGAAAAAACTTTCATCCAATCAGCCGTCGACTGTGGCATTCAGAAACTGTGGATTACAGTTAAACAAAAAGCTAAAATGGAGCTAAAAACTGTAATCCAACTGAATGCATTAAAATAGCTAGCAAAGCAGTGACATGCAAGAAGAAAAGTATCATTTTGCTGGAAAAAGTTGAAAATTTAAAGCCAGAATCAaccatgaaaacaaagcagtccTTTCACCCGCTACATTCCTTCCTGAAAACAAAGACAGCTGTGCTGTAATGCTTACCTGACACAGAGTCGCAGGGTTTCTCCTTGGAGTTGTGTCCTGTGGATAATGTAACTGCAACACTCTCTCTTGCTTTATATATCCTGAGAGAGAAGTTTCTAGAAGTGGGACTGGGGGTGTGTTTTCTCAGGAAATTGGGAGCTTAGGACGTCCCCCCCACAAAATCACAGACTGCTGTTAATTCCTCTGCACTGGTCTGAGATCAGTTGTAAAACTTCCCTGCatacaactacagacacacattcagagTAAAAAATCTGATACTTGGTCGGTTTGAGTAGATGATGTACAGAAGTATTCCTGCTATAATGCTAATAGCTGACTCAATCTTCAACCCTGGTTTCATCATATATTAAAGATAAATATTAAACGTTTACTTTAACTCTTTATATGCACATATGTGACATCCCAAAGCAAACAAACCAAATGTCTGCACTCTCAACAGACAGATATTCACTGAATGGGCTTCTTGTTTCCAAATGTTATCtgtataaaaaaattaaatgctGCAACATACTGTTGTGTCCACTGTTACATATCAGATGGAACCTTCTAGAACTTTAAAAACTTCATTCAGTAGTTTTCATGCCTCACAGAAGCTACAAGCCCTgcccccaccctcctccacgGTGCCACGTCTGTCCATCTCAGCTGCTGCCTGCAGGGTGGCTAAAAGAACTGATGGGGGTGTTATG
Protein-coding sequences here:
- the serpinh1b gene encoding serpin H1b; protein product: MWVTNVVALCLLAFVASAEDKKLSSHATTLADNSANLAFSLYHNMAKQKDTENILISPVVVASSLGMVALGGKSSTASQVKTVLSAEKIKDEHLHAGLSELLTEVSDVKLRNTTWKINNRLYGPSSVSFADDFVKSSKKHYNYDHSKINFRDKRSAVNSINEWAAKSTDGKLPEITKDVQNADGAMIVNAMFFKPHWDEKFHEKMVDNRGFLVTRAFTVGVPMMHRTGLYDFHEDTENRLFVLNMPLGKKQASMILIMPYHLEPLERLEKLLTRKQVDTWLSEMENKAVAISLPKISLEVSHNLQKHLAELGLTEAVDKAKADLSNISGKKDLYLSNVFHASALELDTDGNPFDTSIFGTDKLRNPKLFYADHPFIFLVKDNKTNSILYIGRVVKPKGDKMRDEL
- the gucy2f gene encoding retinal guanylyl cyclase 2, giving the protein MQYIGEPSHPYVFKSRSTLPTLPLYNFLLWIFLGVLTFPCCVRCLIFKVGVLGPWNCDPVYYRALPTAAARLAVSRINGDLSLDLGLQMDFIILQEPCETSKALTAYIYYENSANAIVGPTNPGYCIAASLLAKTWDKALFTYGCVNYELDRATTYPTFARTVPFPADVLFTVLKHFRWANVVVVSSNEDIWIDTAGRVASALRNKGLPVGLVTAMGINETEVESTLRKIQGAGEVRVIIMCMHSILVGGDQQATFLLKAQTMGLTSGKYVFVPYDTLQYSVPYTNVSYFPLKNNSRLREAYDAVLTITVASEPLSFNDAFTAAKKNGELTLPVQAEQVNPLFGTIYNSIYMLAKSIHNARKTGMQLSGSNIAYFTKNTSFTGFNQKVEVDTAGGIKTSYVILDTDRNGELYQTYLVDLTAGVLRFAGRSINFPGGSPPPSDSSCWFNEKSICTGGVEVTYIIIVLAVILSLAIGGLIVSLYIRRRLQQIQLVKGPNRILLNLEDLTFINPQLSKKKITLEDLSESRSVLEEKSADRSHSVNSIQTVTHETTNVAVYEGDWVWLKKFEEGQFKEIKQSTTKMFTKMKDLRNENVNPFLGFFSDSSMYAVVTEHCSRGSLQDLLRNEDVKLDWMFKSSLLLDLIKGMKYLHHRDFPHGRLKSRNCVVDGRFVLKITDYGFNELLESQKTPYEEPPPEDLFWTAPEFLRDLSSSRKGTYKGDVYSFAIILQEVVVRGPPYCMLGLPPEEIIRKVKKPPPMCRPTVAPDQAPLECIQLMKQCWSEQPDRRPSFDEIFDRFKLINKGKKTNIIDSMLRMLEQYSSNLEDLIRERTEELEVEKQRTEKLLSEMLPPSVAEALKTGATVEPEYFDQVTIYFSDIVGFTTISSLSDPIEVVDLLNDLYTLFDAVLSNHDVYKVETIGDAYMVASGLPKRNGNKHAAEIANMSLNILSSVGTFHMRHMPDVPVRIRIGIHSGPCVAGVVGLTMPRYCLFGDTVNTASRMESTGLPYRIHVNMSTVKILHSLNEGYKIDVRGKTELKGKGIEETYWLVGKSNFTKPLPKPPEIKPGDNWQEMVTEEIKTLFRKANRQVDKKL